The Fulvia fulva chromosome 1, complete sequence region GCCTCGAATATCGACCTGGGCTATCAAGTGCGAAGGGAGGCCAAGACTAAGCGGAACGTAGACACCAAAGCTAGTAAGGGGAGGAAGCTGAGGTATACCGTGCACGAGAAGCTACAGAACTTCATGGCGCCGGAGGATCGGACTGTGTGGACTGAGTCGAGGGCGGATGCGTTGTTCCCCAGTCTGTTCGAGCAGAATATGGGTTTGATGGAGAAGGATGACGACGATGACAGGGACGTAGATGGCGACGATGGATCTGTAGACGGTGCCTTGAGACTCTTCTGAATGCATCAGAGTTCTTGCAGTTGCCCTGCATTGACTGGCAAGTTGCTCCAACGTCGATCTCCCCAGTAACAAGATCGTGGTGCTGCCTGGGGCAGAAAGGGACGCACGGGTGCAAAATTGCATGTGAAAGTGCGGCACCTAGCGGGGCTCTTCCCTTCCAGTCAAGCAAACGCGAGCGCTCCTCTTCCTGGAAAGTTCGACTCATCCACAAACACCGCGGTGGCGTACATTAACACCGCAGTCATTGGTGGACTGATAGCTTGCACCACTGAATTGCAATCCTCAGTCTTCGCCACCTGACGCCCACCCATCATGTCCGACACGGAGCAGTTGGACGACCTCGATGATGTAACCGCCGAGACCATCACCCGCTTCGAGATCCTGGACATCCAAGACACGACACCTGCGCCCCCAGTACCAGCGCGCCAAGGTCCAGCCCGGGATGAAGCACTCAAGGCACAGCAGGAGCAGACTGCCCGCGAGGTGCATCGTGTTGAGCTCCTCCGCTATCGCGAGGTGCGAGGCTTCGCCAATGCTGACTTCCCACATGTGCCCAACTTAGCTACCGATGAGGACACTGACGACCAGGTCGAGGAGGTTGTCAATCGTGTCGTCCCGGTGGTGTACGACTGCACCTCGTGTGGCGACGATCACCCACTCGAGAATATGTTGGTGGCACCGTGCGACCATCGGTTCTGTGCCGAGTGCCTCGAGTCGCTGTACCGCGCCTCCATGAAGGACGAGACCCTCTTCCCACCACGGTGTCATGGCGCACCATTCCCATACGAAGATGCCAGTCGCCTGCTCAGTCCCGAACTTCGAGTAGAGTTCTCAGCCAAGAGGGAAGAACTAGCAGACAGGAACAAGCTGTACTGCAGCGTCCCAACATGCTCTGCGTACATACCTGCGGGCGACCGCTCAGGCCGCACAGCAGCGTGCACTAAGTGCGGCATGTCAACATGTACCGACTGCAAGCTTAGTTATCGAGGTCACACCGCAGTCTGTCCCCGAGACCCGGACACAATGGATGTGCTTTCTATAGCTCAGCGGGAAGGATGGAGGCGTTGCGACTCATGCAAGACCATGGTCGAGCTCAACACGGGATGTAACCACATGACGTGAGTTAACCTGATCCAATTTTGAATTATGCTGACAATACTGACAGCTGCCGCTGCCGCCACGAATTCTGCTATCTCTGCGGCGCCACCTGGAACACATGCGAATGCCCTCTATTCGACGAAGACCGCCTACTCGAGCGTGCACAGGTCATCGTCGATCGCGAAGCTGAAGGTGGGGAAGCGGGTGATGCTGCTGCTATGGCTGATAACTTGCGCGAGCAGCATGAATGTGGGCATCAAAACATGCGCTGGGTGGGGGGTTCGCATGTCTGCGAGGGCTGCGGCGATAACATGAAACCCTTCATCTTCCGCTGCCGTCAATGTCACACTCAGCTGTGCTATCGCTGCCGGCATCATCGTACTTGAGTTGGCGTCCGTTGTGGTCGTAACTCCACGTCAGGGGCACTTGCTGGAGATGCTAGCACAAGGGCATGAAAGGGGTGTGATTGTTGCGCAGGAGGTTCAAATTTTGTTACAAAAGCGAAGGACGTGGCTATGCGTTGACCAGGCATCCAACCGTAAATGTCGAAGATGGGGAGCGGAATTATTTGTGCATGCCTTGAACAGTTTTGTGTAAGGATAAGCTATAGAACGGTTGACTCTACAGCCTCCAGTGAGGCTTGACCTGTTCCGGCCTCTCGCAGGCTACTGAGCCCTCTTAAGCCCTATCGTTTAATGGTACATCTGAGCCTTTGAAGCCTTTCCAGCGAGATGTTGTAGAGCTGGTAGACAATCACTACATCATCGTGCAGGACCACGTTTTCGACGGCACACTGGCTGCGGTCCGTGGTGCTTTAGCCACTGGCTCGTTCGACGACTCGCAAGTCTCTGATGGGTCAATGCTACTACGCCGCCTCTTTCGACTGATGCCTTGTACCTCTATGCTTTGCGAATCTTTCGAGATCCGTTTGTCCCTATTGCAGTTCATGATGACCAGATCATCGAGCCTTTCGGAGCCGGGACTGGTTAAGAGGGCCATATCTTCCACTGTGAAGTCAAGGCCGGCACATATGACTTCGACTTTCTTGATCGAAGCAGGAAGGATTGAATCCAATGTCCAAATCCTGTTACGCAGACTCTCGTTGTCGTATTGACCGAACAGTGCGGAACTCGGTGCCGAGGGATTTGCCAGGTGGCTCAAATGTCGCAGGCTGCCGAAGCGTTCGATGTTGATGGATACGAACTCCGTTTGCTCAGCTTCATTGAGCGCAACGACCGACGAGCGCTAGCCACACCGTAGCGACGTGTGAGCTTGCGAACACTCGAGCGTAGTTAGTGGCGTTAGCGAGGAGGGAGTGGAGCTCTATATCAGCCTTAGGAATTCCTTGGCGCCCTTTTGATTGGCTAAAATCAAGTTGCTAGAATCTGACTAATTGAAGTTACGTATGTGCCTTCTATAAAGGCAGATACCTCGGGCAGCTATCACAACGCGCCGTAGGCACTGCTATAAGGGTTAGAAAACTGTGCTTACGTCAAGCAGATTGCAACATATAGGAGTTAAGCCCCGTAATATTAGCTAGGCCGGTGagagagctccactccgTCGTTACGCTCACACTTGTGGGTCTCACAGGCCCATACAGCACATTTTCTAAGTGGCTAGGCATGGCCTCGACCAACTCGTTGTACAGATCCTCCCTGTGTGCGATCTCGACACGGAGCTCTTCCAGTAGAGGTGTGTGCTGTATGGTCATTTCTGCTAGTTGCCGCCACTGCCTTAGTGTGTAGCCATCGACCTCGTCCGCGTAGCACATTGTCAATGATCACAACTGTCCGCATCGCGCCAGGAGCATGTCAAGGCCATCCCCAATCGTAACAATCCTGGACAGATTCAATTCGCGCAAATTGGATTGAATTGAGTCATCGCCCTCTGACAGACTACTCAAGCTACCGAAGAATGGATCAATCGTGAGCTTCTCGAGCTTGGGTAGTCGCAGAACGCTTTGGAAGCTCTCCATATCAATCGCGTGGTCCGTGGCATTGACATGGAGCTCCACGATGTTGCGCAAGCCGTCTGGATATGCTCGAGCAGCCGCGTCTTCGACATCCTCGCTGCCACCTTCTGACAGTGCGAGGCATAGATCACCCATCTGGTACAGGTCATCCGGCCATCCAGCAACCCGTACAGATCGCAGTCGTGGGCAAGCAAGCATAATCAGGCACAGCCATGTCGTGGGAGCGTACATGCCTTCCTCTGTGACGCTGGACGCGGGCTGCTCATCATCGTCGATCTCGTCTTCTATGAGGTTATGTAGGGCCAGCCATTCCCAGAACCTCGATTGAGCTTGAGGGGATAGTCCTGCGAAAGGGTTAATGCCAGCACGGTGTTACACCACTATGCTAGATCAACTGCGCGTTGCATGGACGCAACTGGACTCCTTGCCTAGCTCGCTTGACAGCAACTGTTGCACCTGCTCATGATTCGGCGGCGGAGTATGGATTGCCATAGCCGCATCGACATTCTCAACGTAGTGATCAACGGCCTGCACGTGCTTTGCGAGCTCAGGCTTCTGCAGAAGCGTGTCGAGCAGTAGATGTAGATCATGCCAGTAACCGTGCTCATCGTCGTTGTTCTCGCTGCGAAAGCCAATGGTGTGACAGAGAGCTGGTGTGGCGACGCGATAGCCCAATTTGTTGGTCAGACAGATCGCTGTGGCTGTCTTCCCGTCGATCTGAGCGGCAAAAGTGAAGACACGCTCGACCAGTTCGGTGGGAATGGTTTCGGCCATCGTGGTGATCGGCCTCGCAGGTTAGTCAAGGCGAAAAAAGGGTATGATGAGAGACTACAAGGCGTCGACGTCAACATGGGAAGACCCAAATGTATACCTTGAGGTCTTGAATCACTTCTTCAAGTCGCAGCGGCATCGCCTTCCTCGCGGACACAGTTGTTGGAGGAGGCCGCAATGGATGCAGGAGTCTGCTCTTGCAGTTTGACGTTGAACGAAGGACGTCCTGGGACCTGCAGCCAGAACACGCTAAGGCACGCTTTGCCCCGGTGCTCCGACAATAGCTCCCGGTCCGGCTATCTATCCGCCTTGTCTACACATGGACATGCCCTATGCATGGAGCATGTGACAACATCACGCGAGCAACGAGCACCTCATCGCCCTGATATCCTTCCTATCCACTACACCTAAACCGCAGATGGATCTTTAGTAGTGTATATCGTATCCATTCTTGACAGCCCGACGAGACCGCCATCATGACGAGCCGCGCCATGATCCCCGTCCTGGTGGCCTTCATGCTGCTGACCGGTGTCTGCAACACGCTGTTGACCAAGTACCAGGTGCGAACCGCTAGCATGCTGAAGCAGGAGCAAGACTGACCGATGCATAGGACATGCAATGTGTAGCAGACTGCGATACCGACCGCCCGAAGAAGTTCGAGCAGCCAGTCATCCAAACCCTACAGATGTTCGTCGGCGAGGCTGGGTGCTGGCTGGTAGTGGTCCTGTCCTGGTTGGTCAAAAGGGTATTGACAAGCGACGTTGTGCCCATACAAGATACTCGATACGTGCCAGTGGCATCAGAAGAGGCGGGAGAAGAGCTTGAGTCCGATGAAAACGAACTTCACCACGATCTATCTTCGTCCCAGACGCTCGTGGACCCGACGAATATCGTTGCCGCACCTAAGCTAGATCCAGAGCTATTGCACAAGGAACGCCAGCCGCTTACTGGATGGAAAGTCACGATGTTGGCGTTGCCAGCCATCTGCGACATTTGCGGCACAACTCTGATGAATGTTGGCCTGCTGTTCGTTGCGGCTTCGATCTACCAAATGACTAGAGGAGCTCTGGTCCTCTTCGTCGGCCTCTTCAGCGTCATCTTCCTCAGGAGACATCTTGGAGCTTGGAAGTGGGCAAGTCTCTTCATTGTCGTGCTTGGAGTTGCAGTGGTGGGTCTTGCTGGCGTACTGGATCAGAAACACGGCGCGCCCACCTTACCTGGAGACACTCGGCCTGACGATAAGACCGACCTGCTTACCCATGCCGGTCTTGCACTCCGGCGGGGCGTCACAGCGTTGGAAGAGCACACTGCAGCTGAGACCGTGCTGGGCTTCTTCCTCATCGCTACAGCACAGATCTTCACAGCTGCACAATTCGTCCTTGAAGAAAGTATCATGGAGCGATACTCGATGGACCCCATTCGAGTCGTAGGCTGGGAGGGCGTCTTTGGGTTCCTCGTTACGCTTGCCGGTATGGGCGTCCTGCATGCTGCCATTGGGCAGACAGAGGCTGGCAAAGGCGGCTACTTCGATGCACGCGAAGGCTTCTATGAAATGTTCCACTATCGGTCGATTGGGATCACATCTCTATTGATAATGGTATCCATTGGGTAAGTACATGTACGCCATCCGTACAACACAGCTAACATGATCTCAGTGGTTTCAACTTCTTCGGGCTGTCTGTCACACGGGTCATCTCTGCAACCGCACGATCTACAATCGATACATGCCGAACACTCTTCATCTGGCTTGTGAGTCTGGGTCTGGGCTGGGAAACTTTCAAATGGCTCCAAGTGGTTGGCTTCATCCTTTTGGTCTACGGCACAGCGGTGTTCAATGAAGTAGTTAGGCCGCCGACCATAGCATTCCTGAGACGGCAGAAGAGAGTGGCTCTACAGGAAGAACGTTGATGCTAGATCCTATACCCtgctatatataagctcgTCTCTCTTGCTGGCCTCTTCACAGCGTTGATGCGTAGTCCACTCGGTAGGGTGTAGCATTTCTTAGTGATGTGGAACGTGGAAGCCCGGTCCACAATTTGACGTGCAATCACACCTGGGCACCGGGAAAAACATCCGCAGCACTCAACGTGGGCTGCATAGGCTCTTAGATTTGGGCAGTGCCACCATAACCCTATTGCATCCAGCCATCGAAGCGCTGTGTCAGGTTGTCTATAGCACTACGACAGGCAGTGAAGCACAAGATATTATTGTACTGCTTCCGCCCAGCACTTTACTGCTGATGATCCGTTGCTGTCTCGATTCGTCGATGCGCTGTAATCACTCGAAACCCAGCGTCTATGTAACAGAGCCATTGAAGTTGAAGCTGTACAGAAACGGCGACAATTTGTCGTCAACATGCATCGTCTATCTATGTGTCGATGCTGGGTATCTCTTCGAGCGTCCTATGCTCTGATGGATGCCTTTTCATCCTCAGTAGGCTCTCAATGGGCTTTCGCCCCAAGTAGTACGCGACCAATCTTGGCGGGTGTCCACTGGAGCCATGACATCCAC contains the following coding sequences:
- a CDS encoding ATP-dependent RNA helicase DEAH12, chloroplastic, whose translation is MSDTEQLDDLDDVTAETITRFEILDIQDTTPAPPVPARQGPARDEALKAQQEQTAREVHRVELLRYREVRGFANADFPHVPNLATDEDTDDQVEEVVNRVVPVVYDCTSCGDDHPLENMLVAPCDHRFCAECLESLYRASMKDETLFPPRCHGAPFPYEDASRLLSPELRVEFSAKREELADRNKLYCSVPTCSAYIPAGDRSGRTAACTKCGMSTCTDCKLSYRGHTAVCPRDPDTMDVLSIAQREGWRRCDSCKTMVELNTGCNHMTCRCRHEFCYLCGATWNTCECPLFDEDRLLERAQVIVDREAEGGEAGDAAAMADNLREQHECGHQNMRWVGGSHVCEGCGDNMKPFIFRCRQCHTQLCYRCRHHRT